Proteins encoded by one window of Bauldia sp.:
- the ccmI gene encoding c-type cytochrome biogenesis protein CcmI: MLLWIAMAVLAAAASIPLLVALGRPPRGASQSAQAVAIYRDQLDEVSRDVARGVVGEADAEGARTEIARRLIRAGDAPAEGTATSDRWRSVATAVIIAMPVAALALYLLLGSPLDPDLPLAARPDVAEFQKLNLGVAQIEAHLAAAPDDGKGWEVIAPVYSALGRDADAAHAWQRAIDLLGSTAVRQANLGETLVAVGGGAVTPDAKAAFEKAHALAQDDARPRFYLALALSQAGDKDAATAAWRDLIATAPKDASWLPLAANQLAALQGGPEGMVAALAARLKTEPGDADGWAELVRSYMVLGRAVDARAALADARVALAGDAAKIAAVEAAARDAGLAEATQ, translated from the coding sequence ATGCTTCTCTGGATCGCCATGGCGGTGCTCGCCGCCGCGGCCTCAATCCCGCTCCTGGTGGCGCTCGGACGCCCGCCGCGCGGTGCGTCGCAATCGGCGCAGGCGGTGGCGATCTATCGCGATCAGCTCGACGAAGTCTCACGCGATGTAGCGCGCGGCGTCGTAGGCGAGGCGGATGCGGAAGGCGCGCGGACCGAGATCGCGCGCCGGCTGATCCGCGCCGGCGATGCGCCGGCGGAGGGCACCGCGACGTCGGACCGGTGGCGCAGCGTCGCGACGGCGGTGATCATCGCGATGCCGGTCGCGGCGCTGGCGCTCTATCTTCTCCTCGGCTCCCCCCTCGATCCCGACCTGCCGCTCGCCGCGCGTCCTGACGTCGCCGAGTTCCAGAAATTGAATCTCGGCGTCGCGCAGATCGAGGCGCATCTCGCGGCGGCGCCTGACGACGGCAAGGGTTGGGAGGTAATCGCGCCGGTTTATTCCGCGCTCGGCCGCGATGCCGATGCGGCGCACGCCTGGCAACGCGCGATCGATCTTCTCGGATCGACGGCGGTGCGTCAGGCGAACCTCGGCGAGACGCTGGTCGCTGTTGGCGGCGGGGCCGTCACGCCGGACGCCAAGGCCGCGTTCGAGAAGGCGCATGCGTTGGCGCAGGACGATGCGCGGCCGCGGTTCTATCTGGCGCTGGCGCTGTCGCAGGCCGGCGACAAGGATGCGGCGACGGCCGCATGGCGCGATCTCATCGCGACGGCGCCGAAGGATGCGTCGTGGCTGCCGCTCGCCGCCAACCAGCTTGCCGCGCTGCAGGGCGGGCCGGAAGGCATGGTCGCCGCGCTGGCCGCGCGGTTGAAAACCGAGCCCGGCGACGCCGACGGTTGGGCGGAGCTCGTCCGCTCCTATATGGTGCTCGGTCGCGCGGTCGATGCGCGCGCGGCGCTCGCCGACGCGCGGGTGGCGCTGGCGGGCGACGCGGCGAAGATCGCTGCCGTCGAGGCGGCGGCGCGCGATGCGGGTCTGGCGGAGGCGACGCAATGA
- a CDS encoding Do family serine endopeptidase, which produces MNDQINNQNPKKRSVRSLALAGTALALVLGGAVIGGASLEIVRPNAALADAVSVQGVEPASFADVVDKVRPAVVSVRVKSTADDVSADDSDTPFFDFPQGTPMDRFFKQFRQQNPNAQRPQRQQTSLGSGFFISEDGYVVTNNHVVDKETQVTVIMDDGTELNAKVIGVDTKTDLALLKVDGKGQKFTYVKFSDAEPRVGDWVVAVGNPFGLGGTVTAGIISAHGRQIGAGPYDDFLQIDAAVNRGNSGGPAFNAHGEVVGVNTAIFSPSGGNVGIAFAIPASTASGVINQIEQHGSVTRGWLGVQIQPISQGLADSMKLDSAAGALVNDVTAGSPAAKIGFKAGDAITAVDGKPVKDSRDLALRISALEPGKTIKVTYWRDGASHDVDVTIGTFPTDEQLAAANPKDKSPSSKEAPATSMLSDFGLSIAPSDDNTGVVVSDVDPNGQAAELGLQSGDVILSVGDSDVSTPADVESKIAAAKKDGLKAVRLRVKSGDTTQFVALTFATT; this is translated from the coding sequence ATGAACGACCAGATCAACAATCAGAATCCCAAGAAGCGCAGCGTCCGTTCGCTGGCGCTCGCCGGCACCGCGCTTGCGCTCGTGCTGGGCGGCGCCGTCATCGGCGGTGCTTCGCTTGAAATAGTGCGCCCGAACGCGGCTCTCGCCGATGCCGTCTCGGTGCAGGGCGTCGAGCCGGCGAGCTTCGCTGACGTCGTCGACAAGGTTCGCCCGGCGGTGGTCAGCGTCCGCGTCAAGTCGACTGCCGACGACGTCAGCGCAGACGACAGCGACACGCCCTTCTTCGACTTCCCGCAGGGCACGCCGATGGACCGCTTCTTCAAGCAGTTCCGTCAGCAGAACCCGAACGCCCAGCGTCCGCAGCGGCAGCAGACCAGCCTCGGCTCCGGCTTCTTCATCTCGGAAGACGGCTACGTCGTGACCAACAATCACGTCGTCGACAAGGAGACCCAGGTCACCGTCATCATGGATGACGGCACGGAGCTCAACGCCAAGGTCATCGGCGTCGACACCAAGACCGACCTCGCCCTTCTCAAGGTCGACGGCAAGGGCCAGAAGTTCACCTACGTGAAGTTCTCGGACGCCGAGCCGCGCGTCGGCGACTGGGTGGTAGCGGTCGGCAACCCGTTCGGCCTCGGCGGCACGGTTACCGCCGGCATCATCTCGGCCCACGGCCGCCAGATCGGCGCCGGTCCCTACGACGACTTCCTGCAGATCGACGCGGCGGTGAACCGCGGTAACTCTGGCGGTCCGGCTTTCAACGCCCATGGCGAAGTGGTTGGCGTCAACACGGCGATCTTCTCGCCGTCGGGCGGCAACGTCGGCATCGCCTTCGCGATCCCCGCGTCCACTGCCTCCGGCGTCATCAACCAGATCGAGCAGCATGGCTCGGTCACGCGCGGCTGGCTCGGCGTGCAGATCCAGCCGATCTCGCAGGGCCTCGCCGACTCGATGAAGCTCGACAGTGCTGCGGGCGCTCTGGTCAACGACGTCACGGCCGGCAGCCCGGCCGCCAAGATCGGCTTCAAGGCCGGCGACGCGATCACCGCCGTCGACGGCAAGCCGGTCAAGGACTCGCGCGACCTGGCGCTGCGCATCTCGGCGCTCGAGCCCGGCAAGACGATCAAGGTCACCTACTGGCGCGATGGCGCAAGCCATGACGTCGACGTGACCATCGGCACCTTCCCGACCGACGAACAGCTCGCCGCCGCGAATCCGAAGGACAAGTCTCCGTCGTCCAAGGAAGCCCCGGCGACCTCGATGCTCTCCGACTTCGGCCTGAGCATTGCGCCGAGCGATGACAACACCGGCGTCGTGGTCAGCGACGTCGATCCCAATGGGCAGGCCGCCGAACTCGGCCTGCAGTCCGGTGACGTGATCCTCTCGGTCGGCGACAGCGATGTCTCCACCCCGGCCGACGTCGAGAGCAAGATCGCGGCCGCGAAGAAGGATGGCCTCAAGGCCGTCCGCCTGCGCGTGAAGTCCGGCGACACCACTCAGTTCGTCGCACTCACTTTCGCGACGACCTGA
- a CDS encoding heme lyase CcmF/NrfE family subunit has translation MIAELGHFALVLALGLALVQSIVPFVGALRNDARLQAVASPAALTQFLFVGLAFAALVHAYVVSDFSLANVVENSHSAKPLLYKVTGVWSNHEGSMLLWVLILALFGALVAAFGANLPDRLKALVLAVQGWIAAAFLLFILTTSNPFLRLANPPLEGNDLNPVLQDIGLAIHPPLLYLGYVGCSISFAFAVAALIEGRIDAAWARWARPWTLAAWMFLTVGIAMGSYWAYYELGWGGFWFWDPVENASLMPWLAATALLHSAVVMEKRDALKIWTVLLAILAFSLSLIGTFLVRSGVLTSVHAFASDPTRGIFILCILVVFIGGALALFAFRAGTLAPGGVFAPISREGALVLNNIFLSAAAATVIVGTLYPLALEALTGTRISVGAPFFNLTFVPLVVPLLAIVPFGPMLAWKRGDLQAAAQRLMLAFGLTLGATIIGADFAGVGTTLPLLGVWLGLWLIAGAIAEIAFRVKLGLAPLDESWRRARGLPRSAYGTALAHAGVGVTVLGIVVATTWATEAIRTMRPGDTVELSGYAVTLNGFVDRTSPDYDETAVQFSVRKGGTIVAVLEPAKRRFATRQTETTEAGIRTFGFSQLYVSLGDIVDNAVTVRVFWKPLVTLIWLGAIVMAAGGLLSLSDRRLRVGAPKQAARRQMAAAE, from the coding sequence ATGATCGCCGAACTCGGCCACTTCGCACTGGTACTGGCGCTGGGCCTTGCGCTTGTCCAGTCCATCGTGCCGTTCGTGGGCGCGCTGCGGAACGATGCGCGGCTGCAGGCGGTGGCCTCGCCCGCGGCGCTGACGCAGTTCCTGTTTGTCGGACTGGCGTTCGCGGCACTCGTTCACGCCTACGTCGTGTCGGATTTCTCGCTCGCCAACGTCGTCGAGAATTCGCATTCCGCCAAGCCGCTGCTCTACAAGGTCACCGGCGTGTGGTCGAACCACGAAGGTTCGATGCTGCTGTGGGTCCTGATCCTCGCGCTGTTCGGCGCGCTGGTCGCGGCCTTCGGCGCCAACCTCCCCGACAGGCTCAAGGCGCTGGTGCTGGCGGTGCAAGGCTGGATCGCGGCGGCGTTTCTTCTCTTCATCCTCACGACGTCGAATCCCTTCCTGCGTCTTGCCAATCCGCCGCTGGAAGGCAACGACCTCAACCCGGTGCTGCAGGACATCGGCCTCGCGATCCATCCGCCGCTGCTCTACCTCGGCTACGTCGGCTGCTCGATCTCGTTTGCCTTCGCCGTCGCGGCGCTGATCGAAGGGCGCATCGACGCGGCGTGGGCGCGCTGGGCGCGGCCGTGGACGCTGGCCGCGTGGATGTTCCTCACGGTCGGCATCGCGATGGGCTCGTACTGGGCCTACTACGAGCTCGGCTGGGGTGGCTTCTGGTTCTGGGACCCGGTCGAGAATGCGTCGCTGATGCCGTGGCTGGCGGCGACCGCGCTGCTCCACTCGGCGGTCGTGATGGAGAAGCGCGACGCGTTGAAGATTTGGACGGTGCTGCTCGCGATCCTTGCGTTCTCGCTGTCGCTGATCGGTACGTTCCTCGTCCGCTCCGGCGTGCTGACCTCGGTGCACGCCTTCGCGTCGGATCCGACGCGCGGCATCTTCATTCTCTGCATCCTCGTCGTCTTCATCGGCGGCGCACTGGCACTGTTCGCGTTCCGTGCCGGCACGCTCGCGCCGGGCGGCGTCTTTGCGCCGATCAGCCGCGAGGGGGCGCTGGTCCTCAACAATATATTCCTGTCGGCCGCGGCGGCGACTGTCATCGTTGGTACGCTTTACCCGCTGGCGCTGGAGGCGCTGACGGGGACACGCATCTCGGTCGGCGCGCCGTTCTTCAATCTGACGTTTGTGCCGCTGGTCGTGCCGCTGCTGGCGATCGTGCCGTTCGGGCCAATGCTGGCGTGGAAGCGCGGCGACCTCCAGGCGGCGGCGCAGCGGCTGATGCTGGCGTTCGGCCTGACACTAGGCGCGACGATCATTGGCGCGGATTTCGCGGGCGTCGGCACGACGCTGCCGCTGCTCGGCGTCTGGCTCGGGCTTTGGCTGATCGCCGGCGCGATCGCGGAGATCGCGTTTCGCGTGAAGCTCGGACTGGCGCCGCTCGACGAAAGTTGGCGCCGTGCGCGCGGCTTGCCGCGCTCCGCCTACGGTACGGCGCTGGCGCATGCCGGCGTCGGCGTCACGGTGCTGGGCATCGTCGTCGCCACGACCTGGGCGACGGAGGCGATCCGCACGATGCGGCCGGGCGATACGGTCGAGCTGTCGGGCTACGCGGTGACGCTCAACGGGTTCGTCGATCGCACCAGCCCCGACTATGACGAGACGGCGGTGCAGTTTTCGGTGCGTAAGGGCGGCACGATTGTCGCGGTTCTGGAGCCGGCGAAGCGGCGGTTCGCGACGCGACAGACGGAGACGACCGAGGCCGGCATCCGCACGTTCGGTTTCTCGCAGCTCTACGTCTCGTTGGGCGACATCGTCGATAACGCGGTCACGGTGCGCGTGTTCTGGAAGCCGCTGGTGACGCTGATCTGGCTGGGGGCGATCGTGATGGCGGCCGGTGGGCTGCTGTCGCTGAGCGACCGGCGGCTGCGGGTCGGTGCGCCGAAGCAGGCGGCGCGGCGGCAGATGGCGGCGGCGGAGTGA
- a CDS encoding response regulator transcription factor, protein MRILLIEDDKETAAYLSKALREAGHVPDHALDGDSGAAMAADGGYDVLVVDRMLPKRDGLSVIEELRGKGDHTPALILSALGQVDDRVAGLRAGGDDYLPKPYAFSELLARVEALARRRIPDAAETVFRVGDLELDRLSHTVARSGQAIPLQPREFRLLEYLMKHAGQVVTRTMLLENVWDYHFDPQTNVIDVHISRLRAKIDKGFREPLLHTVRGAGYMIK, encoded by the coding sequence ATGCGGATTCTGCTGATCGAGGACGACAAGGAGACTGCGGCCTACCTTTCCAAGGCGCTGCGCGAGGCGGGGCATGTGCCGGACCACGCGCTGGACGGGGACTCGGGCGCCGCGATGGCCGCCGACGGCGGCTACGACGTGCTGGTCGTGGACCGCATGCTGCCCAAGCGCGACGGCCTCTCCGTCATCGAGGAACTGCGCGGCAAGGGCGACCATACGCCGGCGCTGATTCTCTCGGCGCTGGGCCAGGTTGACGACCGCGTCGCGGGCCTGCGCGCCGGCGGCGACGATTATCTCCCGAAGCCTTACGCATTTTCCGAGCTGCTGGCGCGCGTCGAGGCGCTGGCGCGGCGGCGCATTCCCGACGCGGCCGAGACGGTGTTCCGCGTCGGCGATCTGGAACTCGATCGCCTGAGCCACACGGTGGCGCGGAGCGGCCAGGCGATCCCGCTGCAGCCGCGCGAGTTCCGCCTGCTCGAATATCTGATGAAGCACGCCGGCCAGGTGGTCACGCGCACCATGCTGCTGGAAAATGTCTGGGACTATCACTTCGATCCGCAGACCAACGTCATCGACGTGCACATCTCGCGGCTGCGTGCCAAGATCGACAAGGGCTTCCGCGAGCCGCTGCTCCACACCGTGCGCGGCGCGGGGTACATGATCAAGTGA
- the ccmE gene encoding cytochrome c maturation protein CcmE, with protein sequence MTRKQRRLTLIAIAGVVLVAAAGLVLYALSDRIVFFNSPSDIVDKQIPAGTRIRLGGLVVDGSLVKRDDGHVRFDVSDGRTSIAVSYQGLLPDLFREGQGVVAEGVIAPDLSFAADTVLAKHDERYMPPEVVEALKKAGRWQEGQGTVEGAAGAANGPPMPLQPGTQ encoded by the coding sequence ATGACGCGGAAGCAGCGGCGCCTGACGTTGATCGCGATTGCCGGCGTCGTGCTCGTCGCCGCGGCGGGGCTGGTGCTCTACGCGCTGTCGGACCGCATCGTGTTTTTCAATTCGCCGAGCGACATTGTCGACAAGCAGATCCCGGCCGGCACGCGCATCCGCCTCGGCGGGCTGGTGGTCGACGGTTCGCTCGTGAAGCGGGACGACGGGCATGTGCGGTTCGATGTGAGCGACGGGCGGACGTCGATTGCGGTGAGCTATCAGGGCCTGCTGCCCGATCTGTTTCGCGAGGGGCAGGGCGTGGTCGCCGAGGGCGTGATCGCGCCCGATCTTTCATTTGCGGCGGATACGGTGCTGGCGAAGCACGATGAGAGATACATGCCGCCCGAGGTGGTCGAGGCGCTGAAGAAGGCCGGGCGGTGGCAGGAGGGGCAGGGCACTGTCGAAGGCGCGGCGGGCGCGGCCAACGGTCCGCCGATGCCGCTGCAGCCGGGCACGCAATGA
- a CDS encoding cytochrome c-type biogenesis protein translates to MLLLFFFATAAHAVQPSEMLPDPALEARARALSAELRCMVCQNQSIDDSDAPLAADIRVLLRERIVAGDSDAAVVDFLVARYGEFILLKPRFNWHTALLWITPFGVLILGAGIAAVAYRRRAVSVPVPLDPVEQEALRRLTSGGP, encoded by the coding sequence ATGCTGCTCCTGTTTTTCTTCGCCACCGCAGCGCACGCTGTGCAGCCATCCGAGATGCTGCCGGACCCGGCGCTGGAGGCGCGGGCGCGGGCGTTGTCGGCTGAGCTGCGCTGCATGGTCTGCCAGAATCAATCCATCGACGATTCCGATGCACCGCTGGCGGCCGACATCCGCGTGCTGCTGCGCGAGCGGATCGTGGCCGGCGATTCGGATGCGGCGGTCGTCGATTTTCTCGTCGCCCGCTATGGTGAATTCATTCTTCTGAAGCCGCGGTTCAACTGGCACACGGCGCTGCTCTGGATCACGCCGTTCGGCGTGCTGATTCTGGGGGCGGGGATCGCGGCCGTTGCCTATCGCCGGCGGGCGGTCTCGGTGCCGGTACCGCTCGATCCGGTCGAGCAAGAAGCCTTGCGGCGCCTCACTTCCGGCGGCCCCTGA
- a CDS encoding type II toxin-antitoxin system HicB family antitoxin, which produces MAIAEKEKGGRWYEVKFDMDDNDTFVATVPDFPEVTTFGSTQEEALRNALRAIEEAIASRIADADDVPHPLEKTKGKGRFVELPLLTYLKAGLYMISRGDGVTRAELARRMGVHREQVDRLFRIDHKSQIDQIEAAAKALGVSISVGIPFPAAA; this is translated from the coding sequence ATGGCGATCGCGGAGAAGGAAAAAGGCGGACGCTGGTACGAGGTGAAGTTTGACATGGACGACAACGACACGTTCGTTGCAACCGTGCCTGACTTTCCTGAAGTGACCACGTTTGGCTCGACGCAAGAGGAGGCACTGCGCAACGCGTTGCGGGCGATCGAAGAGGCAATCGCCTCTCGCATTGCCGACGCTGACGACGTGCCACATCCGCTCGAGAAGACGAAGGGCAAGGGCCGTTTCGTCGAACTTCCGTTGCTGACGTACCTCAAGGCCGGTCTTTATATGATCAGCCGCGGCGACGGTGTAACGCGCGCCGAATTAGCGCGCCGTATGGGCGTGCACCGGGAACAGGTTGACCGGCTTTTTCGGATCGATCACAAGTCACAGATCGATCAGATCGAAGCTGCCGCAAAGGCGCTCGGTGTTTCTATTTCAGTGGGCATCCCGTTCCCCGCTGCGGCGTGA
- a CDS encoding glycine zipper domain-containing protein: MNRIAFAGALAVVVLPLAGCMGNGPNQDVGTLFGAATGAIVGGSLGNGSLGAVAAGAVVGGFLGNALGSELDAADQRRAAAAQYQALEYGRTGAPVEWRGGRGRYGDVVAGSPYRVNDYNCRDFTHTIYIDGRPETARGTACRQPDGTWKVVG, translated from the coding sequence ATGAACCGCATCGCTTTTGCCGGTGCCCTTGCTGTCGTGGTGTTGCCGCTTGCCGGGTGCATGGGCAATGGGCCTAACCAGGACGTGGGTACGCTGTTTGGCGCGGCGACCGGTGCGATCGTTGGCGGGTCGCTCGGCAACGGAAGTCTGGGCGCGGTCGCGGCGGGCGCCGTGGTCGGCGGGTTCCTCGGCAATGCGCTGGGCTCGGAGCTCGATGCGGCCGATCAGCGGCGGGCGGCGGCGGCGCAATATCAGGCGCTGGAGTATGGGCGGACCGGTGCGCCGGTTGAGTGGCGCGGCGGACGCGGGCGCTATGGCGACGTCGTCGCGGGCTCGCCCTACCGCGTTAATGACTACAACTGCCGCGACTTCACCCACACCATCTATATCGACGGGCGGCCGGAGACGGCGCGCGGCACGGCCTGCAGGCAGCCGGACGGCACCTGGAAGGTGGTCGGTTAG
- a CDS encoding ATP-binding protein, whose translation MTRIGKVVRTTAFKLSAIYIAVFSVFSIFFIFYISYSTNVLLNQQLRDTIATELLGLNDQYKIGGLPAVVDVIEQRAHQPGASLYLVTDISGRILAGNVAEVADDVLNSPGIDPILVQYERYTGDSEQRTAMVQVVRLQGGFLLLVGRDVGEREQFRQIIGRALLWALVLMIALATLSYIFVSRVVLRRIDSLSASSRRIMEGDLTGRLEVTGSGDEFDRLADNVNAMLSRIEHLLYGVKDVSDNIAHDLKTPLTRLRNRVEAALAGPADAERYRATLEATIEESDQLIKTFNALLMIARIEAGSPDGAMTEIDVEAIVRDVGELYEPVADETGVELVVDAAPQPIVIKASRELLGQALANLIDNAIKYGAPESGQPRIAISSAREGDTLILRVADNGPGIPAEDRERALQRFVRLEKSRTQPGSGLGLSLVAAVARLHHGTIELGDGNPGLVVTMRLPLK comes from the coding sequence GTGACGCGCATCGGCAAGGTCGTCCGCACCACAGCCTTCAAGCTGTCGGCGATCTACATTGCCGTCTTCTCCGTCTTCTCGATCTTCTTCATCTTCTACATTTCGTATTCGACCAACGTGCTGCTCAACCAGCAGCTCCGCGACACCATTGCGACCGAGCTGCTCGGGCTGAACGACCAGTACAAAATCGGCGGCCTGCCCGCCGTCGTCGATGTGATCGAGCAGCGCGCCCACCAGCCCGGTGCCAGCCTCTATCTCGTCACCGATATTTCCGGCCGCATTCTCGCCGGCAACGTCGCCGAGGTCGCGGACGACGTGCTGAATTCGCCGGGCATCGACCCGATCCTCGTCCAGTACGAGCGCTACACCGGCGACTCGGAGCAGCGCACCGCGATGGTGCAGGTGGTGCGCCTGCAGGGCGGCTTCCTGCTGCTCGTCGGGCGCGACGTCGGCGAGCGCGAGCAGTTTCGCCAGATCATCGGCCGCGCGCTGCTCTGGGCGCTGGTCCTGATGATCGCGCTGGCGACGCTGTCTTATATCTTCGTGTCGCGCGTCGTCCTGCGCCGGATCGATTCCCTCTCCGCCTCGAGCCGCCGCATCATGGAGGGCGATCTCACCGGGCGGCTGGAGGTGACCGGTTCGGGCGACGAGTTCGACCGGCTGGCCGACAACGTCAACGCCATGCTGTCGCGTATCGAGCACCTGCTCTACGGCGTCAAGGACGTCTCCGACAACATCGCGCACGACCTGAAGACGCCGCTGACACGGCTGCGCAACCGCGTCGAGGCGGCGCTCGCCGGCCCGGCCGACGCCGAGCGCTACCGCGCGACGCTGGAGGCGACGATCGAGGAGTCCGACCAGCTCATCAAGACGTTCAACGCGCTGCTCATGATCGCGCGCATCGAGGCGGGGTCGCCGGACGGCGCCATGACCGAGATCGACGTCGAGGCGATCGTGCGCGACGTCGGCGAGCTCTACGAACCGGTCGCCGACGAAACCGGCGTCGAGCTCGTCGTCGATGCGGCGCCGCAGCCCATCGTGATCAAGGCGAGCCGCGAGCTGCTCGGCCAGGCGCTCGCCAACCTCATCGACAACGCCATCAAATACGGCGCGCCGGAGTCGGGCCAGCCGCGCATCGCGATCAGCTCGGCGCGCGAGGGCGACACGCTGATCCTGCGCGTCGCCGACAACGGGCCGGGCATCCCGGCGGAGGACCGCGAACGCGCACTGCAGCGATTCGTGCGGCTGGAGAAAAGCCGGACGCAGCCGGGCAGCGGCCTCGGATTGAGCCTTGTCGCGGCGGTCGCGCGCCTGCACCATGGCACCATCGAGCTGGGCGACGGCAACCCGGGCCTCGTGGTGACCATGCGCTTGCCGCTGAAATGA